Proteins from a single region of Theobroma cacao cultivar B97-61/B2 chromosome 10, Criollo_cocoa_genome_V2, whole genome shotgun sequence:
- the LOC18586288 gene encoding early nodulin-75 encodes MSHSPQESPPKDAYPESGKPPTEVHSPQESPPKDAYPESGKPPAKVHSPQESPPKDAYPESGRPPAAVLPVHPNNPPTTKEYPIPSGADVPNIAEPVVAYPDPSYHPVQANVSSKAGNPPGSLSASNPPDGYPQAPASPKVTPSSGCCSGCSIL; translated from the coding sequence ATGAGCCATTCTCCCCAAGAGTCTCCCCCAAAGGATGCTTACCCAGAGTCAGGAAAACCTCCAACTGAGGTTCATTCTCCCCAAGAGTCTCCTCCAAAGGATGCTTATCCAGAGTCAGGAAAACCACCAGCCAAGGTTCATTCTCCCCAAGAGTCTCCTCCAAAGGATGCTTATCCAGAGTCAGGAAGACCACCAGCTGCGGTTCTTCCTGTTCATCCAAATAATCCACCGACCACAAAAGAGTATCCAATTCCAAGTGGAGCTGATGTTCCAAATATAGCTGAGCCTGTGGTGGCATACCCGGATCCGAGCTATCACCCAGTCCAAGCTAATGTTTCTTCCAAAGCAGGGAATCCTCCTGGTTCATTGTCTGCATCAAATCCTCCGGATGGATATCCACAAGCTCCAGCTTCACCCAAAGTAACACCGTCTTCTGGTTGTTGTAGCGGTTGTAGCATCTTATGA